In one Catenovulum adriaticum genomic region, the following are encoded:
- a CDS encoding exopolysaccharide biosynthesis protein has translation MAERYNLSEIIEQITQVGQGAKKITAGDLIEHFENRGFGPLLVFPALIAILPTGGIPGVPTVCGILICFISIQLALGKQSPWLPKKFKQLSIKQESLEKNANKALPITQKIDKVFRPRFKLFQSKKVKKAIALTCAGCGLIMIPLELLPFAVAIPASAILSTAVGLATEDGLFIIIGLAMSLMSFAGTLLLIF, from the coding sequence GTGGCAGAACGTTACAATTTATCTGAAATTATTGAGCAAATTACACAAGTGGGGCAAGGTGCTAAAAAAATCACAGCCGGTGATTTAATTGAGCATTTTGAAAACAGAGGATTTGGCCCTTTATTAGTATTCCCAGCTCTAATCGCGATATTACCCACTGGTGGAATCCCTGGGGTGCCAACTGTTTGTGGAATATTAATTTGTTTTATATCAATTCAACTCGCATTAGGCAAGCAAAGTCCTTGGCTACCTAAAAAATTTAAGCAACTCAGTATTAAGCAAGAATCACTTGAAAAAAATGCCAACAAAGCATTACCTATCACCCAAAAAATAGACAAAGTTTTTCGACCTAGATTTAAATTATTCCAATCGAAAAAAGTAAAAAAAGCAATTGCATTAACTTGCGCTGGCTGCGGGCTAATTATGATTCCTTTAGAATTATTACCATTTGCAGTTGCGATACCCGCTAGTGCCATTTTATCAACCGCTGTTGGCCTAGCAACAGAAGATGGCTTATTTATCATCATTGGCTTAGCGATGAGCCTAATGAGCTTTGCCGGCACCCTCCTTCTTATTTTTTAG
- a CDS encoding mechanosensitive ion channel family protein, which produces MTVEKLLTQAEEKIITWVETLGSMLPNIGLAFLILLIFMVTATWVESIFRKILQKSMDSIEIINLLLAIIKVLYVVLGAFIALDLIGLTGTVTSLLAGAGIIGLAIGFAFQDMAENFIAGVFMGIRKPFKVGHIIQCDDIFGTVKSINLRNTVVENFYGQILIVPNKTLFRNTITNYYLTAQRQIEVPVGISYADDPEEAESVILKAINDLDFVIRKDESLVFAESFDNSSVLLKVWFWIDYPGEPGFLIARHKAICVIKRALEENDILIPFPIRTLDFNAKGGNTLSDMDLKMQNQTKPDKSSNDEPNLHQNKPSDKDAESAEGES; this is translated from the coding sequence ATGACTGTAGAAAAATTACTGACTCAAGCAGAAGAAAAAATCATAACTTGGGTCGAAACACTTGGCAGTATGTTGCCAAATATAGGCCTTGCCTTTCTAATTTTACTTATTTTTATGGTTACAGCCACTTGGGTTGAAAGCATATTTCGTAAGATTCTACAAAAATCAATGGATTCCATTGAAATAATCAACCTGCTACTGGCCATTATTAAAGTATTGTATGTAGTGTTAGGTGCTTTCATTGCACTTGATTTAATTGGATTGACAGGCACAGTCACCTCGTTACTCGCGGGTGCTGGTATTATTGGTTTAGCGATAGGTTTTGCATTTCAGGACATGGCCGAAAACTTTATTGCAGGCGTTTTTATGGGAATAAGAAAACCTTTTAAAGTAGGCCATATTATCCAATGTGATGATATTTTTGGTACCGTGAAATCAATTAATTTACGCAACACTGTCGTTGAAAATTTTTATGGGCAAATTTTAATTGTGCCTAATAAAACTTTATTCCGAAATACCATTACCAATTATTATTTAACTGCACAACGTCAAATTGAAGTGCCAGTTGGTATCTCATATGCTGATGATCCCGAGGAAGCTGAAAGTGTTATTTTAAAGGCGATTAACGATCTTGATTTTGTGATTCGAAAAGATGAATCTTTAGTTTTTGCTGAATCTTTTGACAATAGCAGTGTCTTATTAAAAGTTTGGTTTTGGATAGATTATCCGGGCGAGCCAGGATTTTTAATTGCCCGTCACAAGGCGATTTGTGTCATTAAACGTGCACTAGAGGAAAATGATATTCTTATTCCGTTCCCAATCAGAACTTTGGATTTTAATGCCAAAGGTGGCAATACCTTGTCTGATATGGACCTTAAAATGCAAAATCAGACAAAACCTGATAAATCGTCTAACGATGAACCAAACCTACACCAAAATAAGCCTTCAGACAAAGACGCAGAGTCAGCTGAGGGTGAATCTTAA
- a CDS encoding DsbA family oxidoreductase, producing the protein MKSIDIEIASDVMCPWCIIGYQNLAAALDELSNEITANISWLPFELNPNMPIEGQAFDEHIQQKYGLTKAQSLENRARIEEMGENAGFKFNFEGERIMINTFDCHRLLAWAKTENKQNDLSLAFFKAHFQKGIYLNHTDALLDIVERVGLNREKANEVLTSNAYADEVKAQIEQLKALGVNSVPTFIINQKYGITGGQPKQAFIDNLQKIVAEPTPQ; encoded by the coding sequence ATGAAATCAATCGACATAGAAATTGCATCAGATGTAATGTGCCCTTGGTGCATTATCGGCTATCAAAACCTTGCTGCCGCATTGGACGAACTATCGAATGAAATAACAGCTAATATTAGCTGGCTACCTTTTGAGTTAAATCCTAATATGCCAATTGAAGGGCAAGCGTTTGATGAACACATTCAACAAAAATATGGATTAACTAAAGCCCAAAGTTTAGAAAACCGAGCTCGAATCGAAGAAATGGGTGAAAATGCCGGTTTTAAATTTAACTTTGAAGGCGAAAGGATCATGATAAATACCTTTGACTGCCATCGTTTGTTAGCTTGGGCAAAAACAGAAAATAAGCAAAACGATTTATCACTCGCCTTTTTTAAAGCTCATTTTCAAAAAGGTATATATCTCAATCATACTGACGCTTTGTTAGATATAGTTGAGCGTGTTGGTTTAAACCGAGAAAAAGCGAATGAAGTTTTAACCTCTAACGCCTATGCTGACGAAGTTAAAGCACAAATAGAGCAACTAAAAGCATTAGGCGTTAACTCTGTTCCAACTTTTATCATTAACCAAAAGTATGGAATAACAGGTGGCCAACCTAAACAAGCTTTTATTGATAACTTACAAAAAATTGTAGCAGAGCCAACGCCACAATAA
- a CDS encoding glutaredoxin: MPTMAQNRIYRKKMCPWGQKAVQLLDEHNVSYQDHLFDSKDEEMQFKHELAVSTTPQIFLNGKHIGGYRELQQYLASPDKHVSKTSHWGLIWLLIASALLAVATGLNLKGFLGFALTSFASLKIMDLKAFAHRFKQYDLVYLKLPQYAYIFPFIQLILGLALLAGYFYLSLSLVAIVTGLVGISGIIKSLYIDKNSLKCSSVGGYYATPLTLSSLTEYLILLLVGVILTL, from the coding sequence ATGCCGACTATGGCTCAAAACCGAATTTATCGAAAAAAAATGTGTCCGTGGGGGCAAAAAGCAGTTCAATTATTAGATGAACATAATGTGTCGTATCAAGATCATCTGTTTGATAGTAAAGATGAAGAAATGCAATTTAAGCACGAATTGGCAGTGAGTACGACACCTCAAATATTTTTAAATGGAAAACATATAGGTGGTTACCGTGAGCTACAACAATATTTGGCATCGCCTGATAAACATGTTTCTAAGACAAGCCACTGGGGCCTAATCTGGTTATTAATTGCAAGTGCTTTGCTTGCTGTTGCGACTGGACTAAACTTGAAGGGTTTTTTAGGCTTTGCGCTCACTTCGTTTGCCAGTTTGAAAATAATGGATCTAAAAGCGTTTGCACATAGATTTAAGCAATACGATTTAGTTTATCTTAAGTTACCGCAATACGCATATATTTTTCCATTCATCCAATTAATTCTAGGGCTTGCTTTATTAGCTGGTTATTTTTACCTTAGTTTAAGTTTAGTGGCAATCGTGACTGGTTTGGTTGGCATTTCAGGTATTATCAAAAGTCTTTATATCGATAAGAACAGCCTCAAGTGTTCAAGCGTTGGAGGCTATTACGCTACGCCATTAACGTTAAGCAGCCTAACCGAGTATCTGATTTTATTGCTGGTAGGGGTTATCTTAACTTTATAA
- a CDS encoding metal/formaldehyde-sensitive transcriptional repressor translates to MSHSIHNKKLLARIRKIKGQAQGLENMLVPETEQSEASVPADCMKVLQQIAALKGAVNGLMMEVLEEHLREHLGVVELTQAQREQEVDQVISVLKTYVK, encoded by the coding sequence ATGTCGCATTCCATTCATAATAAAAAGTTACTGGCGCGCATTCGAAAAATTAAAGGGCAGGCACAAGGCCTTGAAAATATGTTAGTGCCTGAAACCGAACAAAGTGAAGCTTCAGTGCCAGCAGACTGCATGAAAGTACTGCAACAAATTGCAGCATTAAAAGGTGCAGTTAACGGTTTGATGATGGAAGTGTTAGAAGAACATTTACGTGAACATCTAGGTGTGGTTGAATTAACTCAAGCGCAAAGGGAACAAGAGGTAGACCAAGTGATTAGTGTATTAAAAACGTATGTAAAGTAG
- the dmeF gene encoding CDF family Co(II)/Ni(II) efflux transporter DmeF, protein MTIPSDHKHSIKPQQHNNEPLLGAHQHNYFADKSAQTRKVYAVLALTLATMFAEISVGIWSGSMALLADGWHMGTHAAAFSITLFTYWYANKHKNNESFSFGTGKVTALGGFASAVGLAIVALLMVVESVERLLNPHQIYFNEAIGVAIIGLLVNVASVFILHDNHDHSHDHNHGHHDHNIKAAYYHVLADALTSLLAIAALLAGKYFNWIWMDALMGIVGAVIIVKWAWGLIIQTSETLLDKSVELTLNEQIKQNLESEFNVTVSDFHIWRLADKHNALIAAVVVDKQNIKLTPEQIKTYLYKHIDKLSHATIEINHV, encoded by the coding sequence ATGACTATTCCAAGCGACCATAAACACTCAATAAAGCCTCAACAGCATAATAATGAGCCACTTTTAGGCGCGCATCAGCACAATTATTTTGCCGATAAATCAGCTCAAACCCGAAAAGTTTATGCGGTTTTAGCACTCACATTAGCGACTATGTTTGCAGAAATTAGTGTTGGTATTTGGTCCGGCTCTATGGCTTTATTAGCTGATGGCTGGCACATGGGTACACACGCAGCTGCTTTTAGTATTACGCTTTTTACTTATTGGTATGCAAATAAACATAAAAATAATGAATCTTTTAGCTTTGGTACTGGCAAAGTAACGGCTTTAGGTGGTTTTGCCAGTGCTGTTGGCTTAGCAATTGTTGCTTTGTTAATGGTCGTAGAGTCAGTTGAACGCTTGCTTAATCCTCACCAAATTTATTTTAATGAAGCAATTGGGGTTGCCATTATAGGTTTATTGGTCAATGTGGCCTCAGTTTTTATTTTACACGACAATCACGACCATAGTCATGACCATAACCACGGTCACCATGATCACAATATAAAAGCAGCTTATTACCATGTATTGGCCGATGCACTTACCTCTTTATTAGCCATTGCGGCATTATTGGCAGGTAAATATTTTAATTGGATTTGGATGGATGCATTAATGGGCATTGTTGGTGCGGTTATTATTGTAAAATGGGCATGGGGGTTAATCATTCAAACCAGCGAAACTTTGTTAGATAAAAGCGTTGAGCTAACGTTAAATGAACAAATTAAGCAAAACTTAGAAAGCGAATTTAACGTGACCGTGAGCGATTTTCATATTTGGCGTTTGGCTGATAAGCATAATGCGTTAATTGCAGCTGTGGTGGTTGATAAACAAAATATAAAATTAACGCCAGAGCAAATAAAAACGTATCTCTACAAACATATAGACAAGCTTTCACACGCGACAATAGAAATAAATCATGTTTAA
- a CDS encoding 3-keto-disaccharide hydrolase, with translation MLKYQGVFCAALAGLALSLSNAYAYNLGYKDTPMTPGSQWRVHDKDRPLPPKVPTQGAVQVAPPADAIILFDGAHMDAFKNAKDGSPVNWDIADGVVTIPSKQKVKRNNSIQTKENFSDFQLHIEWKTPNTPDDKVAYKGNSGLYFMWKYELQIYNSWDNPIYADGQAAAIYGQTPPLVNASVKPGEWQSYDVVFEAPQFDESGQLLKKAHMTVFHNGVLVHNRTSLTGPTAHKKVKPYVAHAPEGPIAIQDHSSPVSYRNIWIRRLD, from the coding sequence ATGTTAAAATATCAAGGTGTTTTTTGTGCAGCCTTAGCGGGTTTAGCACTGAGTTTGTCTAACGCGTATGCTTATAATCTTGGTTATAAAGATACCCCCATGACCCCTGGCTCCCAGTGGCGTGTGCATGATAAAGATCGGCCACTGCCGCCAAAAGTGCCGACACAAGGAGCAGTGCAGGTAGCACCGCCCGCAGATGCGATCATCCTATTTGATGGCGCTCATATGGATGCTTTTAAGAATGCCAAAGATGGCAGCCCTGTTAATTGGGATATTGCCGATGGGGTTGTGACAATTCCATCTAAGCAAAAAGTAAAGCGCAATAATTCGATTCAAACTAAAGAGAATTTTTCAGATTTTCAATTGCATATAGAATGGAAAACGCCAAATACACCAGACGATAAAGTTGCTTACAAAGGCAATAGTGGATTGTATTTTATGTGGAAATATGAGCTGCAAATTTATAACTCATGGGATAACCCTATTTATGCCGACGGGCAAGCGGCAGCGATTTATGGGCAAACGCCACCGCTAGTTAATGCATCGGTAAAACCTGGTGAATGGCAATCTTATGATGTGGTATTTGAAGCGCCTCAATTTGATGAGAGCGGCCAGCTATTAAAAAAAGCTCATATGACAGTGTTTCATAATGGTGTATTAGTGCACAATCGTACGTCACTTACTGGCCCCACAGCACATAAAAAAGTTAAACCTTATGTGGCACATGCCCCAGAAGGCCCGATTGCAATTCAGGATCATAGCTCACCGGTCAGCTATAGAAATATCTGGATTAGGCGATTAGATTAA
- a CDS encoding cytochrome b/b6 domain-containing protein — MMTDKKVWDLGIRIFHWLLVLGITAAWFTIEYRWMQAHAVVGYGISVLLVFRLIWGFLGSTTARFTHFVCSPIAAFCYLKASLQLKAAHYAGHNPAGGYMVVFMLCVLLVQVLSGFFANNDLGFSGPFADWVNKAQSDQLTQWHGLNFYLILAAIWLHLVAVFFYQLVKKEPLIQAMMLGTKPGKYVSDEQHLKFVSNRVAIVIWLFSVAVILVFVL; from the coding sequence ATGATGACAGATAAAAAGGTATGGGATTTAGGTATTCGTATTTTCCATTGGTTATTAGTGCTTGGCATAACGGCCGCTTGGTTTACCATTGAATACCGCTGGATGCAGGCTCATGCTGTGGTTGGTTATGGCATTAGTGTGTTATTGGTGTTTAGGCTAATTTGGGGATTTTTGGGCTCTACAACCGCACGTTTTACTCATTTTGTTTGCTCACCGATAGCCGCGTTTTGTTATTTAAAAGCTTCTTTGCAGCTAAAAGCTGCCCATTATGCAGGCCACAACCCCGCTGGTGGTTACATGGTTGTTTTTATGCTGTGTGTTTTGTTGGTGCAAGTATTAAGCGGTTTTTTTGCCAACAACGATTTAGGTTTTAGTGGGCCATTTGCCGATTGGGTAAATAAAGCTCAGTCGGATCAGCTGACTCAATGGCATGGATTAAATTTTTACCTTATTTTAGCGGCGATTTGGCTGCATTTAGTGGCGGTGTTTTTTTATCAATTAGTAAAAAAAGAGCCGCTGATTCAAGCAATGATGTTAGGAACAAAACCGGGTAAATATGTTAGTGATGAACAACATTTAAAGTTTGTTTCTAATCGTGTTGCGATTGTCATCTGGTTATTTTCTGTGGCCGTGATCCTGGTGTTTGTTTTATAA
- a CDS encoding c-type cytochrome domain-containing protein — protein MTAKSYFVLVFILTLALLGLTISQQPAWLQWGKETLLGLPKLQAHEDSFYQQRVDPIFERYCTDCHQKDKIKGQLRLDSFRQTVFGGRSGDVLGINEQNSILLQRMQLPADDRLAMPPYGRKRHTDDELKVIQLWLAKGASGTLTAAEFPNAPKAKRIIEFKPYQPEHVDELRSTYAADVARLQNLYPYNVQYLARTSKYLEITHLSSAPVADSLFAQVHQVAPIVQKLNLRNAPITDQAIDVILQMSSLTYINLAATQVSAQAVAKLLGLNNLKYLVVNKSVLTELPIQKFNQAGIQLTGIEG, from the coding sequence ATGACAGCAAAAAGTTATTTTGTATTAGTATTTATTTTAACTTTGGCACTGCTTGGGCTGACGATAAGTCAGCAGCCTGCCTGGTTACAATGGGGCAAAGAAACCCTCTTGGGTCTACCTAAACTGCAAGCACATGAGGATTCATTTTATCAACAACGAGTCGATCCCATCTTTGAACGTTATTGCACGGATTGTCACCAAAAGGACAAAATCAAAGGTCAACTTAGGTTGGACAGTTTTCGGCAAACGGTATTTGGTGGGCGCAGTGGTGATGTATTAGGAATAAATGAACAAAACAGTATTTTGTTACAACGCATGCAACTACCCGCGGATGACCGATTAGCGATGCCGCCATATGGACGAAAACGCCATACCGACGACGAACTTAAAGTCATTCAGCTGTGGCTGGCTAAGGGGGCGTCAGGTACGCTAACGGCGGCTGAGTTTCCCAATGCGCCTAAAGCTAAACGCATCATAGAATTTAAACCTTATCAGCCAGAACATGTGGATGAATTAAGATCGACTTATGCCGCTGATGTGGCACGGCTGCAAAACTTGTATCCATACAATGTACAATATCTAGCTCGAACGTCTAAGTATCTTGAGATCACCCATTTAAGTTCAGCCCCTGTTGCTGATTCACTGTTTGCGCAGGTCCATCAGGTGGCCCCGATTGTGCAAAAACTCAATTTACGCAATGCGCCAATCACTGACCAAGCGATAGATGTCATATTGCAAATGTCCTCGCTCACTTACATTAATCTTGCCGCTACCCAAGTGAGCGCACAGGCGGTCGCCAAATTGCTGGGTTTAAATAATCTAAAATATTTGGTGGTAAACAAAAGTGTGTTAACCGAGTTGCCAATACAAAAATTTAATCAAGCGGGCATACAATTAACGGGTATTGAGGGCTAA
- a CDS encoding DUF1501 domain-containing protein, which translates to MKNFLYQQLQQQTRREFLLGSGRLLSSAFLASAMPTNAFGSETQLNFSRPMSQPLAPLPPQYPSKVKRVIYMHMAGAPSQLELFDYKPELAKYDGKLCPDEFLAGKRFAFISGRPSLLGPKANFSQHGQSGAWISDCLPHLQKHADDLCFIKSMHTDQFNHAPAQILAHTGNALSGHPSIGAWATYGLGSMNQNLPGYMVLVSGSRDPDGGKQLWGSGYLPSAYQGVRCRSQGDPILYLSNPEQVSRSLRRVLLDGLKNLNQQNYQAEGDPETLTRVAQYEMAYRMQLEASDAFSIEQESEKTLAAYGAKPSQASFANNCLLARRLAERDVRFIQLFDYGWDSHGSNKSEALDMGFLDKCRQIDQPIAALLADLKSRGLLEDTLVIWGGEFGRTPMQENRGGVDNAFAGRDHHPNAYTMWMAGAGVKAGYSHGQTDDMGYDIVKDPVSIHDFHATLLYLLGFNHHDLNYRFQGLNQKLTGVKEAHIISQLLA; encoded by the coding sequence ATGAAAAACTTTTTATATCAGCAATTGCAGCAGCAAACTCGGCGAGAGTTTTTATTGGGCAGTGGCCGTTTGTTAAGTAGTGCTTTTTTGGCCTCAGCCATGCCAACGAATGCGTTTGGCAGTGAAACTCAGCTTAATTTTAGTCGCCCTATGAGTCAGCCGTTAGCGCCACTTCCACCACAATATCCAAGTAAGGTAAAACGCGTTATTTATATGCATATGGCGGGTGCGCCTAGTCAACTTGAACTTTTTGATTATAAACCCGAGCTTGCAAAATACGATGGCAAACTGTGTCCTGATGAATTTTTAGCCGGTAAACGTTTTGCGTTTATTTCGGGACGGCCCAGCTTATTAGGGCCTAAAGCCAACTTTTCACAGCATGGACAAAGTGGCGCTTGGATTTCAGATTGTTTACCTCATTTGCAAAAACATGCCGACGATTTGTGTTTTATTAAATCTATGCACACTGACCAATTTAACCATGCGCCTGCACAAATATTGGCGCATACCGGCAATGCTTTGTCTGGCCATCCATCCATTGGAGCTTGGGCAACTTATGGTTTAGGTAGCATGAATCAAAATTTGCCCGGTTATATGGTGCTGGTGTCTGGCAGCCGTGACCCAGATGGTGGCAAACAACTTTGGGGTTCGGGTTATTTGCCCAGTGCTTATCAAGGGGTGCGTTGCCGTTCACAAGGTGATCCAATTTTGTATTTAAGTAATCCGGAACAGGTTTCGCGCTCACTTAGACGAGTTTTGTTAGATGGTTTAAAAAATTTAAATCAACAGAATTATCAAGCGGAAGGCGATCCTGAAACTTTAACTCGTGTGGCGCAATATGAAATGGCGTATCGAATGCAACTGGAGGCCTCAGATGCGTTTTCGATTGAGCAAGAATCAGAAAAAACTTTAGCCGCCTACGGGGCAAAACCCAGCCAAGCGAGTTTTGCTAATAATTGTTTGTTAGCCCGACGTTTAGCCGAACGAGACGTGCGTTTTATCCAGTTGTTTGATTATGGCTGGGATTCGCACGGCAGCAATAAAAGTGAAGCGTTAGATATGGGGTTTTTAGATAAATGTCGCCAAATCGACCAGCCGATTGCCGCTTTATTAGCGGATTTAAAAAGCAGAGGTTTGTTAGAAGACACACTCGTTATCTGGGGCGGTGAGTTTGGCCGTACTCCAATGCAGGAAAATCGTGGTGGTGTTGATAATGCGTTTGCGGGTCGTGATCACCATCCAAATGCATACACAATGTGGATGGCAGGGGCGGGTGTAAAAGCCGGATATAGTCATGGGCAGACTGACGATATGGGTTATGACATAGTTAAAGATCCCGTTAGTATTCATGATTTTCATGCAACTTTATTGTATTTATTAGGTTTTAATCATCATGATTTGAACTATCGTTTTCAGGGCTTAAACCAAAAGCTGACTGGGGTTAAAGAAGCTCATATTATCTCTCAGTTGCTTGCATAA